A DNA window from Chelativorans sp. AA-79 contains the following coding sequences:
- the gor gene encoding glutathione-disulfide reductase: MATYDLDLFVIGGGSGGVRAGRLAAAMGKRVAIAEEYRFGGTCVIRGCVPKKLFVYASQFPEHFEDAAGYGWTVGETSFDWPTLVANKDREIARLEGLYRKGLENAGARIIEGRAVLLDRHTVQVGAETLTAENILIATGGRPNPHEALPGREHCIYSNEAFDLTELPRTIAIEGGGYIAVEFANIFHGLGVETTLIYRGKEILSRFDGDVRRGLHEAMEAKGIRIICQDIIEKVEKRADGRLDTQLMSGNVETFDKVMLAIGRLPNTEGLGLEKTGVETGVKGEIRVDAYSRTSVENIWAIGDVTDRVQLTPVAIHEAMCFIETVFKDNPTEVDHQDIATAVFSQPEIGTVGLSEEDAARRFEELEIYRASFRPMRHTLSGRQEKMIMKLVVDASSRRVVGAHILGPDAGEMAQLLGIAIKGELTKDVFDRTMAVHPTAAEELVTMYRPTYRVRNGERLYDR, encoded by the coding sequence CCTCGACCTCTTTGTCATCGGCGGCGGATCGGGCGGCGTGCGTGCCGGGCGGCTGGCCGCGGCGATGGGCAAGCGCGTGGCGATCGCGGAGGAATACCGATTCGGCGGCACCTGCGTGATCCGCGGCTGCGTGCCGAAGAAGCTCTTCGTCTACGCGTCCCAGTTCCCGGAGCATTTCGAGGATGCGGCCGGCTACGGCTGGACCGTCGGAGAAACCAGCTTCGATTGGCCGACGCTCGTGGCCAACAAGGACCGTGAGATCGCCCGGCTGGAGGGACTCTACCGCAAGGGCCTCGAAAATGCCGGCGCACGGATCATCGAGGGCAGGGCGGTTCTCCTCGACCGGCACACGGTGCAGGTCGGCGCCGAGACGCTGACGGCGGAAAACATCCTGATCGCCACCGGCGGCAGGCCCAACCCGCACGAGGCGCTGCCCGGGCGCGAGCACTGCATCTACTCCAACGAAGCCTTCGACCTGACGGAGCTGCCGCGCACCATCGCCATCGAGGGCGGCGGCTACATCGCCGTCGAATTCGCCAACATCTTCCACGGGCTCGGCGTCGAGACCACGCTCATCTATCGCGGCAAGGAGATCCTGAGCCGCTTCGACGGGGATGTCCGCCGCGGCCTGCACGAAGCCATGGAGGCCAAGGGCATCCGCATCATCTGCCAGGACATCATCGAGAAGGTGGAGAAGCGGGCGGATGGCAGGCTCGACACACAACTGATGTCGGGCAATGTGGAGACCTTCGACAAGGTCATGCTCGCCATCGGCCGCCTTCCGAACACGGAAGGGCTGGGGCTGGAGAAGACCGGCGTGGAAACCGGCGTGAAAGGCGAGATCCGCGTTGACGCATATTCACGTACGAGTGTGGAGAATATCTGGGCGATCGGCGACGTCACCGACCGGGTGCAGCTGACGCCCGTCGCCATCCACGAGGCGATGTGCTTCATCGAGACCGTGTTCAAGGACAATCCGACCGAGGTCGACCATCAGGACATCGCGACGGCGGTGTTCTCGCAGCCGGAGATCGGCACGGTGGGACTGTCGGAAGAAGATGCGGCGAGGCGTTTCGAGGAGCTCGAGATCTACCGCGCCAGCTTCCGCCCCATGCGCCACACGCTGTCGGGCCGCCAGGAGAAGATGATCATGAAGCTCGTGGTCGACGCCTCCTCGCGCCGCGTGGTTGGCGCGCACATCCTGGGACCCGATGCCGGCGAGATGGCGCAGCTCTTGGGCATTGCGATCAAGGGTGAGCTTACCAAGGACGTCTTCGACCGCACCATGGCCGTGCATCCCACCGCCGCGGAAGAGCTGGTGACGATGTACCGGCCGACCTATCGTGTGAGAAATGGAGAGCGCCTGTACGATCGCTAG